A genomic stretch from Flavobacterium humidisoli includes:
- a CDS encoding succinate dehydrogenase cytochrome b subunit gives MAQSALLNASILKKVAMALSGIFLITFLALHVSLNFISILSEDVFNEASHFMGYNPLIQYVMQPVLAFGVIFHFVMGFILTAQNSAARPIAYAKYNGAANASWSSRNMIISGLVILAFLGLHFYDFWFPEVSYKYIAGTAPDATRYYGELVHKFHDPIRTALYCVSFILLGFHLWHGFASSLQSVGMHNKYSRFLSKVGYWFAVVVPALFVIIALFHHFNN, from the coding sequence ATGGCACAATCTGCACTATTGAATGCTTCCATCTTAAAGAAAGTAGCTATGGCTCTTTCGGGAATATTCTTAATCACGTTTTTAGCGCTGCATGTTTCCTTAAATTTTATTTCTATTTTGAGTGAAGATGTTTTCAACGAGGCTTCTCACTTTATGGGATACAATCCGCTGATACAATATGTAATGCAGCCAGTTTTGGCATTCGGAGTAATTTTCCATTTCGTAATGGGATTTATTCTTACCGCTCAAAATAGCGCGGCACGACCAATTGCGTACGCTAAATACAACGGAGCGGCAAACGCTTCTTGGAGTTCTAGAAATATGATTATTTCTGGATTGGTTATTTTGGCTTTCTTAGGATTGCACTTTTATGATTTCTGGTTTCCTGAAGTTAGCTATAAATATATAGCTGGTACGGCACCAGATGCTACGAGGTATTATGGTGAGTTAGTTCACAAATTTCACGACCCAATTCGTACGGCATTATACTGTGTGTCGTTTATCCTTTTAGGATTCCACTTATGGCATGGGTTTGCATCTTCTCTTCAATCTGTAGGGATGCACAACAAATACTCTAGATTTTTATCAAAAGTAGGTTACTGGTTCGCAGTTGTAGTTCCAGCGCTTTTTGTAATTATCGCTTTATTTCATCATTTCAATAATTAA
- a CDS encoding hydroxymethylglutaryl-CoA synthase family protein, which produces MKTGIDAISFDVANIHLPIKTLAIARNIEPEKLEKGLGLLKMTFPDAHQDAVVFGANALTKLIIDNKIDLKEISRIYVGTESGIDSSKPIASYLISLMEQKFGEDSLAECDVVDFTFACIGGVDALQNCLDFVKLNPTKKAIVVTTDFAKYDLNSGGEYTQGAGAVAMLITANPKIIAFDDNWATSTKGVFDFFKPYRTISKEEITQNSNNDSWFDNLEAEIEIHKDQPVFDGQYSNQCYMDRTRNAYFSFKKLKNTTETLYNTWHSIVMHLPYSFQGRRMLSEIYALDSAEKIIADDIAPADYQVKIKEVAKSDDYRSFVTEKLQPAELASSLIGNLYTGSIFMGLLSTLAHFYDTNKEVAGTKFGFLAYGSGSKSKVFEGTIQPEWKSALENVKLFENLAESVEIDFNTYESLHKKEQKQSIRTPKQEWVLDRIEKEIPVLIGARYYKWVE; this is translated from the coding sequence ATGAAAACAGGAATTGATGCTATTTCATTTGACGTAGCAAACATACATTTACCCATAAAAACTTTGGCCATTGCCAGAAATATTGAACCTGAGAAACTAGAAAAAGGTCTTGGTCTATTAAAAATGACTTTCCCAGATGCACATCAAGATGCGGTTGTTTTTGGAGCAAATGCTTTAACAAAACTTATCATTGACAATAAAATTGACTTAAAAGAAATCAGCCGAATCTATGTTGGTACCGAAAGCGGCATTGACAGTTCTAAACCAATTGCTTCTTATTTAATTAGTTTAATGGAGCAGAAATTTGGCGAAGATTCACTAGCAGAATGCGATGTTGTAGATTTTACTTTCGCTTGTATTGGCGGTGTAGACGCTTTGCAAAACTGTCTTGATTTTGTAAAACTAAACCCTACCAAAAAAGCAATTGTCGTTACAACTGATTTTGCAAAATATGATTTGAACTCTGGAGGAGAATATACTCAAGGTGCTGGAGCTGTTGCAATGCTGATTACCGCAAATCCAAAAATTATTGCTTTTGATGATAATTGGGCAACGAGCACAAAAGGTGTTTTTGACTTCTTTAAACCATATAGAACTATTTCTAAAGAAGAAATTACACAAAACAGCAACAACGATTCTTGGTTTGACAATTTAGAAGCCGAAATCGAAATCCATAAAGACCAGCCGGTTTTTGACGGTCAATATTCTAACCAATGTTATATGGATCGTACGCGAAATGCTTACTTTTCATTCAAAAAATTAAAAAATACAACCGAAACTCTTTATAACACTTGGCATAGTATCGTGATGCACTTGCCTTATTCTTTCCAAGGAAGAAGGATGTTATCTGAAATCTATGCTTTAGACAGCGCTGAAAAAATTATTGCTGATGATATTGCTCCTGCAGATTATCAAGTTAAAATTAAGGAAGTAGCAAAATCTGATGATTACAGAAGTTTTGTAACTGAGAAATTACAGCCTGCTGAATTAGCTTCTTCTTTAATTGGAAACCTTTATACAGGTTCTATTTTCATGGGATTGTTGTCGACTTTGGCGCATTTTTATGACACCAATAAAGAAGTCGCTGGAACTAAATTCGGTTTCCTAGCTTACGGAAGCGGATCGAAATCTAAAGTTTTTGAAGGAACAATTCAGCCAGAATGGAAATCAGCTTTAGAAAATGTAAAGCTTTTTGAAAATTTAGCTGAAAGCGTAGAAATTGATTTCAACACTTACGAAAGTCTTCATAAAAAAGAACAAAAACAAAGCATAAGAACTCCAAAACAAGAATGGGTTTTAGACAGAATCGAAAAAGAAATTCCTGTTCTGATTGGGGCGAGATATTATAAATGGGTGGAATAA
- a CDS encoding macro domain-containing protein: protein MISYVIGDATAPNVEGNKIIVHICNDIGGWGKGFVMAISKRWKEPEHEYRKWFKSKENFLLGEVQIVKVEDNIWVSNIIGQHKINKDENGNVPIRYDAIKVGLEKVAQFAKENKASVHMPRIGCGLAGGTWEKVEPLIKESLLINSIVTYVYDF from the coding sequence ATGATAAGTTATGTCATTGGAGACGCAACCGCTCCAAATGTGGAAGGAAATAAAATAATTGTACACATCTGTAATGATATTGGTGGTTGGGGAAAAGGATTTGTAATGGCAATTTCTAAACGTTGGAAAGAACCTGAGCACGAATATAGAAAATGGTTTAAGTCTAAAGAGAATTTTTTACTTGGAGAAGTACAAATCGTAAAAGTAGAAGATAATATTTGGGTGTCAAACATAATAGGTCAGCATAAAATAAATAAAGATGAAAATGGAAATGTACCAATTCGTTATGACGCTATTAAAGTAGGACTTGAAAAAGTTGCCCAATTTGCAAAAGAAAACAAAGCATCTGTTCATATGCCAAGAATTGGCTGTGGTCTTGCAGGGGGAACTTGGGAAAAAGTTGAACCATTAATTAAAGAATCTCTATTAATAAATAGTATCGTAACTTATGTTTATGATTTTTGA
- a CDS encoding fumarate reductase/succinate dehydrogenase flavoprotein subunit, with protein MALDSKIPNGPIADKWTNYKDHINLVNPANKRNLDIIVVGTGLAGGSAAATLAELGYNVKAFCFQDSPRRAHSIAAQGGINAAKNYKGDGDSIYRLFYDTVKGGDYRAREANVYRLAEVSGNIIDQCVAQGVPLAREYGGLLDNRSFGGTLVSRTFYAQGQTGQQLLLGAYSAMNRQIGRGKIKMYNRHEMLDIVIVNGKARGIIARNLITGEIERHSAHAVVIGSGGYGNVFFLSTNAMGSNATAAWKIHKKGAFFANPCYTQIHPTCIPVSGDHQSKLTLMSESLRNDGRIWVPKKLEDAQAIREGKKKATDLSEDERDYFLERRYPAFGNLVPRDVASRAAKERCDAGFGVNKTGEAVYLDFAAAIKRYGTEDAYVKGLDDKDAALVTKLGAAIVKSKYGNLFQMYYKIVDEDPYTTPMMIYPAVHYTMGGTWVDYNLMTTIPGCFSIGESNFSDHGANRLGASALMQGLADGYFVLPYTIGDYLAPDIKMGEISTDLPEFVEAEKAVVDQINKFINNNGKHSVDYFHKKLGKIMWNKVGMARNAKGLTEAIEEIAALREEFYRDVKVPGSAYEFNQELEKATRVADFLELGELFAKDALHRNESCGGHFREEYQTEEGEALRDDENFAYVAAWEYKGKPSDAVLHKEPLNYENIKLVQRSYK; from the coding sequence ATGGCATTAGATTCAAAAATTCCAAATGGTCCTATAGCGGACAAATGGACAAATTATAAAGATCATATTAATTTAGTAAACCCTGCTAACAAACGTAATTTAGATATTATCGTAGTTGGTACAGGTTTAGCTGGAGGTTCGGCTGCGGCTACTTTAGCTGAGTTAGGATATAACGTAAAAGCATTCTGCTTTCAAGATTCTCCACGTCGTGCGCACTCTATTGCGGCACAAGGAGGTATCAACGCAGCAAAAAACTATAAAGGTGATGGTGACTCTATTTACAGATTGTTTTACGATACTGTAAAAGGTGGTGATTACCGTGCTCGTGAGGCAAACGTTTATCGTTTGGCTGAAGTTTCGGGTAATATTATTGACCAATGTGTGGCTCAAGGGGTGCCATTGGCTCGTGAATATGGCGGACTTTTAGATAACCGTTCTTTTGGAGGAACTTTGGTTTCTCGTACATTTTATGCACAAGGACAAACTGGACAGCAATTATTGTTAGGAGCTTATTCTGCAATGAACCGTCAAATTGGTCGTGGAAAAATTAAAATGTACAACCGTCACGAAATGCTTGACATTGTAATCGTGAACGGAAAAGCGAGAGGTATTATCGCTCGTAACTTAATTACTGGAGAAATAGAAAGACATTCTGCTCACGCGGTAGTAATTGGTTCTGGAGGATACGGAAACGTATTTTTCCTTTCAACAAATGCTATGGGAAGTAACGCAACAGCAGCTTGGAAAATTCATAAAAAAGGAGCGTTTTTCGCAAATCCTTGCTACACACAAATTCACCCAACATGTATTCCAGTTTCAGGAGATCACCAGTCTAAATTGACTTTGATGTCTGAGTCTTTACGTAATGATGGTCGTATTTGGGTGCCTAAAAAATTAGAAGATGCTCAGGCTATCCGTGAAGGAAAGAAAAAAGCAACAGATTTATCTGAAGACGAAAGAGATTATTTCTTAGAAAGAAGATATCCTGCGTTTGGTAACTTAGTGCCTCGTGACGTTGCATCTCGTGCAGCTAAAGAAAGATGTGATGCTGGTTTTGGAGTTAACAAAACGGGAGAAGCAGTTTACTTAGATTTCGCAGCAGCTATCAAACGTTACGGAACTGAAGATGCTTATGTAAAAGGTTTAGATGATAAAGATGCTGCTTTGGTAACTAAATTAGGAGCTGCAATCGTGAAAAGTAAATACGGAAACTTATTCCAGATGTATTACAAAATCGTCGATGAAGATCCTTATACTACACCAATGATGATTTACCCAGCAGTTCACTATACAATGGGTGGAACTTGGGTTGATTACAACTTAATGACGACAATTCCTGGATGTTTCTCAATTGGAGAATCTAACTTCTCTGACCACGGAGCAAACAGACTTGGAGCTTCTGCTTTAATGCAAGGTTTAGCTGATGGATATTTCGTATTGCCATATACTATCGGAGATTATTTGGCTCCAGATATTAAAATGGGTGAAATTTCGACAGACTTACCAGAATTCGTTGAGGCTGAGAAAGCGGTTGTAGATCAAATCAATAAATTCATCAATAATAACGGTAAACATTCTGTAGATTATTTCCATAAAAAACTTGGAAAAATTATGTGGAATAAAGTAGGTATGGCTCGTAATGCTAAAGGTTTAACTGAAGCTATCGAAGAAATTGCTGCCTTACGTGAAGAGTTTTATAGAGATGTAAAAGTTCCTGGAAGCGCTTACGAATTTAATCAGGAATTAGAAAAAGCAACTCGTGTTGCCGATTTCTTAGAATTAGGAGAATTGTTTGCGAAAGATGCTTTACACCGTAACGAATCTTGTGGTGGTCACTTCCGTGAGGAATACCAAACAGAAGAAGGAGAAGCACTTCGTGATGATGAAAACTTTGCATACGTTGCAGCTTGGGAATACAAAGGAAAACCAAGTGATGCAGTATTACACAAAGAACCTCTTAATTACGAAAACATTAAATTAGTTCAAAGAAGTTATAAATAA
- a CDS encoding nuclear transport factor 2 family protein produces MTNKEKIIQNYIEGYNQFDINKMIADFDESVIFENIQNGEVNLTLNGIKEFTAQAEKGKEFFSARKQTITSLIQDEITAIIDIDYYAVLAIDFPNGLKAGQELNMKGKSIFQFLDDKIVKLTDIS; encoded by the coding sequence ATGACCAACAAAGAAAAAATAATCCAAAATTATATCGAAGGGTATAATCAATTTGATATCAATAAAATGATTGCTGATTTTGATGAATCGGTTATTTTTGAAAACATTCAAAATGGCGAAGTCAACCTGACTTTGAATGGAATAAAAGAATTTACAGCTCAGGCCGAAAAAGGGAAAGAATTTTTTTCGGCAAGAAAACAAACCATTACATCACTAATACAAGATGAAATTACAGCAATAATCGATATTGATTATTATGCAGTTCTTGCAATAGATTTTCCAAACGGATTAAAAGCAGGTCAAGAATTAAATATGAAGGGAAAATCGATTTTTCAATTCTTGGACGATAAGATTGTAAAACTGACTGATATTAGTTAG
- a CDS encoding GNAT family N-acetyltransferase gives MNLKVNIRKVENHDFDFVYKAICELENEVLDFKVFEEILNENISNPKNLYLIAENENEGLGFISFHTQNLLHHCGLVGEIQEFFIHQKYRGQGVGRLLINEIKNFAAQNNLKSIEVTTNKKRIENVAIYENLGFTLSHNKFTIYK, from the coding sequence ATGAATCTAAAAGTAAACATTAGAAAAGTAGAAAATCACGACTTCGACTTCGTCTACAAAGCAATTTGCGAACTCGAAAATGAAGTTTTAGATTTTAAAGTTTTTGAAGAAATTTTGAATGAAAATATCTCAAACCCAAAAAATCTTTATCTAATTGCCGAAAATGAAAATGAAGGTTTAGGTTTTATTAGTTTTCATACTCAAAATCTTCTCCATCATTGCGGATTGGTTGGTGAGATTCAGGAGTTTTTCATTCATCAAAAATACCGAGGTCAAGGCGTCGGACGTTTATTAATCAATGAAATCAAGAATTTTGCTGCTCAAAATAATCTAAAAAGTATTGAAGTCACAACAAATAAAAAACGAATAGAGAACGTTGCGATTTATGAAAATCTAGGTTTTACTTTGAGTCATAATAAGTTTACGATTTATAAATAA
- a CDS encoding helix-turn-helix domain-containing protein, giving the protein MSTAIKPKHIGRNISRIRELRDMKQEALAIAIGTNQQSISIIEGSESVDEEKLKKIAEALGVTPEAIKNFSEEAVFNIIGNTYNDDSSSIKNYNCTFNPLDKLIESIEKNEKLYERLIQVEKDKAAYLEKLLDKK; this is encoded by the coding sequence ATGAGCACAGCAATAAAACCAAAACATATCGGCAGAAACATTAGCCGAATTAGAGAACTGAGAGATATGAAGCAGGAAGCGCTTGCTATTGCAATTGGCACAAACCAACAATCGATCTCTATTATTGAAGGAAGCGAAAGTGTTGATGAAGAAAAATTAAAGAAAATTGCAGAAGCTTTGGGCGTTACACCTGAAGCAATAAAAAACTTTTCTGAAGAAGCTGTTTTTAATATTATCGGGAATACTTATAATGATGATTCTTCATCTATAAAAAACTATAATTGTACTTTTAATCCGTTAGATAAACTTATCGAATCTATTGAAAAGAATGAAAAACTTTATGAAAGATTGATTCAAGTTGAAAAAGATAAAGCGGCTTATTTGGAAAAGTTGCTTGATAAGAAATAA
- a CDS encoding succinate dehydrogenase/fumarate reductase iron-sulfur subunit gives MKLTLKIWRQKNAQDKGGIVEYPIDGIEPDMSFLEMLDVLNEGLINKGEEPVAFDHDCREGICGMCSLFINGEAHGPDRGVTTCQLHMRMFKDGDTIFIEPFRAKAFPVIKDLVVDRSSFDRIQHAGGFISVNTSGNTIDANTIPVPKDDADKSFDAAACIGCGACVATCKNSSAMLFVAAKVSQYALLPQGKVEATDRVLHMVHQMDLEGFGNCTNTGACEIECPKGISLENIARMNREYLAASLKG, from the coding sequence ATGAAACTTACATTAAAAATATGGCGTCAAAAAAACGCTCAAGATAAAGGAGGGATTGTAGAATATCCTATTGACGGAATCGAGCCGGACATGTCTTTCCTTGAAATGTTAGATGTTCTTAACGAAGGTCTAATTAACAAAGGAGAAGAACCAGTTGCATTTGACCACGATTGCCGTGAGGGAATCTGCGGAATGTGTTCTTTATTTATTAACGGTGAAGCACACGGACCAGACAGAGGAGTTACAACTTGTCAGTTGCACATGCGTATGTTTAAAGATGGTGATACAATTTTTATTGAGCCATTTAGAGCAAAAGCTTTCCCTGTAATTAAAGATTTAGTGGTTGACAGAAGTTCTTTTGACAGAATTCAGCACGCAGGAGGATTTATCTCTGTAAATACTTCAGGAAATACAATCGACGCGAATACTATTCCAGTTCCAAAAGACGATGCAGATAAATCATTTGATGCTGCTGCTTGTATTGGTTGTGGAGCTTGTGTAGCAACTTGTAAAAACTCTTCAGCAATGTTATTCGTTGCTGCAAAAGTTTCTCAATATGCATTATTGCCACAAGGTAAAGTTGAAGCAACGGATCGTGTTTTACACATGGTTCACCAAATGGATTTAGAAGGTTTCGGTAACTGTACTAATACAGGAGCTTGTGAAATCGAATGTCCAAAAGGAATTTCGCTTGAAAATATCGCACGTATGAACCGTGAGTATTTAGCGGCAAGCTTAAAAGGATAA
- a CDS encoding polymer-forming cytoskeletal protein, with translation MQTSNFKLITIAEIKTKYPFLTEDEKFDYFEDWENEDFFLIADEDINFDDNFYLDLYEEKGKKWLANLLNLPPKKIEEIRIEGIFINGNFSVGGSIINAEGDYGPYVFINGNVNCQSLLLGGANVEIKGEITVKEAVMTYYNHGSFNCTGLIEAPVFIVTDHNTTFAERKNDLFYYSDRHNDVDPKNECECDEETEEEIISNELRKLLDNPLIETFEELERDLARGELVLKHNNPPVKTYEYWHNRVSENYRNLKLVPKEFKTEELCNLALNNTFHALPFIDQDLITYELCERLVSKDGFAIQAIPDEFITKELSFKASKSGTLLRLIPEEYYSEELILLVFKNGRHEPDINDVPSKYITESLLVEYVKIGKGLWLDKACKATGIDKLEVLKQAIDSGIEYLDTIFGNHFSQETADYAASVYDNEMHKAEWGKYVQKYKNKFERLEK, from the coding sequence ATGCAAACTTCCAATTTCAAATTAATCACAATAGCCGAAATCAAAACAAAATATCCTTTTTTAACAGAAGATGAAAAATTCGATTATTTTGAAGATTGGGAAAATGAAGATTTTTTTCTAATTGCAGACGAAGATATAAATTTTGATGACAATTTTTATTTAGATCTTTATGAAGAGAAAGGGAAAAAATGGCTTGCCAATTTATTAAATCTTCCCCCAAAGAAAATCGAAGAAATAAGAATTGAAGGCATTTTTATAAATGGAAATTTTTCTGTTGGCGGTTCAATTATTAATGCAGAAGGCGATTATGGTCCGTATGTTTTCATTAACGGAAATGTGAATTGTCAAAGTCTTTTACTTGGTGGTGCTAATGTTGAAATAAAAGGGGAAATTACAGTAAAGGAAGCTGTTATGACCTATTATAATCATGGTAGTTTTAATTGTACAGGTTTAATTGAAGCTCCAGTTTTTATAGTAACAGATCACAATACAACATTTGCAGAAAGAAAAAATGATTTGTTTTATTATAGTGATAGGCATAATGATGTTGACCCGAAAAATGAATGTGAATGTGATGAGGAAACAGAGGAAGAAATTATTTCAAACGAACTCCGAAAATTACTAGATAATCCGTTAATTGAAACTTTTGAAGAATTAGAAAGAGATTTGGCAAGAGGCGAATTGGTTTTAAAACATAATAATCCGCCAGTCAAAACTTACGAATATTGGCATAATCGTGTTTCAGAAAATTATAGAAATCTAAAACTCGTTCCGAAGGAATTTAAAACCGAAGAACTTTGTAATTTGGCATTGAATAACACCTTTCACGCTCTGCCATTTATCGATCAGGATTTAATAACATACGAACTCTGCGAAAGATTAGTCAGTAAAGATGGTTTTGCAATTCAGGCTATTCCTGATGAGTTTATCACAAAAGAACTTTCTTTTAAAGCTTCCAAAAGTGGTACACTGTTAAGATTAATTCCAGAGGAATATTATTCTGAAGAATTGATTCTGTTAGTTTTTAAAAACGGAAGACATGAGCCGGATATTAATGATGTTCCGTCTAAATATATTACCGAAAGTCTTCTGGTAGAATATGTAAAAATTGGAAAGGGCTTGTGGCTTGATAAAGCTTGTAAAGCAACTGGAATTGATAAGTTGGAGGTTTTAAAACAAGCAATCGACTCTGGAATAGAATATCTGGATACTATTTTTGGAAATCATTTTAGCCAAGAAACGGCAGATTATGCAGCTTCTGTTTATGATAATGAAATGCATAAAGCGGAATGGGGTAAGTATGTTCAGAAATATAAAAATAAATTTGAAAGACTTGAGAAATGA
- a CDS encoding family 20 glycosylhydrolase, protein MKKFLFLFFAVSFLNGKAQNSQQNISIIPAPNLYKLTGDSIRINGKVQINFKNKNYSEKELKSAKILKSALNAKANSKKSNLKIEFDSSKNLTSKEGYKIEITSNKITITGQEEGLFYAVQSLLQLLPNKIVTEIKLPCVIIEDSPRYSYRGLHLDVCRHFFSVDVIKDFIAQMFSYKLNNFHWHLTDDQGWRIEIKKYPKLTEVGSKRAQTLVGNKFERTPFFFDGNPYGGFYTQEEIKEVVKFAEDNYVNVIPEIEMPGHASAAVTAYPNLACFPDRNYKVVESWGVFEDVFCAGKEETFTFLEDVLTEVMALFPSKNIHVGGDECPKTRWQICPNCQKRIKDLGLKDEHELQSYFIKRIEKFLNANGRQIFGWDEILEGGLAPNAAVMSWRGESGGIHAAKLKHPVVMTPEGTVYFDYNQGYSPNEPLTVGRLSTLEKVYSYNPTPVDSLSVEEQKYIIGVQANLWSEYLTSPAKLNYMLYPRVLALAEIAWTEPKNKNYNHFIQNQLSYHLEKLEVQDRLYKAPTPFGADETALIASKYILDLKPTIKNGKIFYTIDGYNPDETANWYQNPVTINIPKGEYRIIKTIQISESGKRSSINKIIVRNPDLKPALTIQPKKNGLKYEYFTGNFSQVQDLELTKPVSSGILEGKISAEKWKTKLERYIGLKFNGYIFIPETENYTFSTLSDDGSKLFIDDELIVNNDEIHWANEAYGAVKLEKGFHKLNISYFDLTGGTILNCFIQKEGQKKEEISALQLYYE, encoded by the coding sequence ATGAAAAAATTCCTTTTTTTATTTTTTGCTGTTTCTTTTTTAAATGGAAAAGCACAAAACTCCCAACAAAACATTTCTATTATTCCTGCTCCAAATTTGTACAAATTAACTGGAGACAGCATTCGGATAAATGGAAAAGTTCAAATTAATTTTAAAAATAAAAATTATAGTGAAAAGGAACTAAAATCGGCTAAAATTTTAAAATCAGCATTGAATGCAAAGGCCAATTCGAAAAAATCGAATCTTAAAATTGAATTTGATTCCAGCAAAAATCTTACGTCAAAAGAAGGATATAAAATTGAAATTACTTCGAATAAAATTACAATTACGGGTCAAGAAGAAGGACTTTTTTATGCCGTTCAATCTTTATTGCAGCTTCTTCCAAACAAAATTGTTACAGAAATTAAACTTCCTTGCGTAATTATCGAAGATTCACCTCGATATTCTTACCGAGGCTTGCATTTAGACGTGTGCCGTCATTTCTTCTCTGTTGATGTTATAAAAGATTTTATCGCACAAATGTTCAGTTATAAATTAAATAATTTCCATTGGCATTTAACTGACGATCAGGGATGGAGAATTGAGATTAAAAAATATCCAAAACTGACCGAGGTTGGTTCAAAAAGAGCTCAAACTTTAGTCGGAAATAAATTCGAAAGAACTCCTTTTTTCTTTGACGGAAATCCGTATGGAGGATTTTATACACAAGAAGAAATCAAAGAAGTTGTAAAATTTGCCGAAGATAATTATGTGAATGTAATTCCAGAAATCGAAATGCCAGGACATGCTTCGGCGGCGGTTACGGCTTATCCAAATTTGGCTTGTTTCCCTGATCGCAATTATAAGGTTGTAGAATCTTGGGGCGTTTTTGAAGATGTTTTCTGCGCAGGAAAAGAGGAGACTTTTACATTCTTAGAAGATGTTTTAACTGAAGTTATGGCTTTGTTTCCAAGTAAAAACATTCATGTTGGCGGAGATGAATGTCCAAAAACAAGATGGCAAATTTGTCCAAATTGTCAAAAACGAATCAAAGATTTAGGTTTAAAAGACGAGCATGAACTGCAAAGTTATTTCATTAAAAGAATTGAAAAATTCCTGAATGCTAATGGAAGACAGATTTTTGGTTGGGATGAAATTCTCGAAGGAGGATTGGCTCCAAACGCGGCGGTGATGTCTTGGAGAGGAGAATCGGGCGGAATTCATGCCGCAAAACTGAAACACCCCGTTGTAATGACTCCAGAAGGAACGGTTTATTTTGATTACAATCAAGGTTATTCACCAAACGAACCTCTTACAGTGGGAAGATTGAGTACTTTAGAAAAAGTATACAGCTACAACCCAACTCCGGTTGATAGTTTATCGGTGGAAGAACAAAAATATATTATCGGAGTTCAAGCCAATCTTTGGTCTGAATATTTAACTAGCCCAGCAAAATTGAATTATATGCTTTATCCGCGTGTTTTGGCTTTAGCAGAAATCGCTTGGACAGAGCCAAAAAATAAAAACTACAACCATTTTATTCAAAATCAACTGTCCTATCATTTAGAAAAGTTAGAGGTACAAGATCGATTATATAAAGCTCCAACTCCTTTTGGTGCCGATGAAACGGCTTTAATTGCATCAAAATATATTTTAGATTTAAAACCAACCATCAAAAACGGAAAGATATTTTATACGATTGATGGTTATAATCCCGATGAAACGGCAAATTGGTATCAAAATCCTGTCACTATAAACATTCCGAAAGGAGAATATCGAATTATCAAAACGATTCAAATTAGCGAAAGTGGCAAAAGAAGTTCCATCAATAAAATTATTGTTCGAAACCCAGATTTAAAACCTGCTTTGACTATTCAACCCAAAAAAAATGGTTTGAAATATGAATATTTTACTGGAAATTTTTCGCAGGTTCAGGATTTAGAACTTACAAAACCTGTTTCTTCAGGAATTTTAGAAGGGAAAATAAGTGCTGAAAAATGGAAAACAAAATTAGAGCGTTATATAGGCTTAAAATTCAACGGATATATCTTTATTCCAGAAACAGAAAATTATACTTTTTCGACACTTTCAGACGATGGATCGAAGCTTTTTATAGATGATGAACTCATTGTAAATAACGACGAGATTCATTGGGCAAATGAAGCTTATGGAGCTGTTAAACTAGAAAAAGGTTTTCACAAACTTAACATCAGTTATTTTGACTTAACTGGCGGAACGATTTTAAACTGTTTCATTCAGAAAGAAGGTCAAAAGAAAGAAGAAATAAGCGCTTTGCAATTGTATTATGAATAG